In the genome of Bacteroidales bacterium, one region contains:
- the gldG gene encoding gliding motility-associated ABC transporter substrate-binding protein GldG — protein sequence MKRKSYLYILGILMLIFLINIISSRFFFRIDLTQEKKYTLSSTTRQILRSLDDIVYFKIYLEGDLPAEYRKLRNAIRDMLDEFKAYNKSKIQYDFINPFEGKDKRTIQDIYEELTGKGLYPTVDHRFEAESQERKVIWPCALAYYKDREIPINFVQAFQQVNKEILINQSIENIEFNLVDAIRRLQKTQKYTVAFLQGHGEAEPMLVDDLARSLSEYYTVKKVVINHQLKALDGVRTLIIVGPDSVFDEKDKFIIDQFIMKGGRVLWLIDGAWTTIDSLRSRPEVPAIANEINLEDMLFKYGVRVNPNILLDLNSCPIPIKTGEEGGRPVFNYYNFYYFPAIANPRGHPIVRNINAIRFEFASTIDTIPVPHVKKTILLTSSQFSRVLNTPTIVSLRVLQEEPSKQFFNKSFLPVAVLLEGQFQSVFKHRLPPEIEKDTGIGFQAESKPTKMIVVSDGNVAQNQFIYQQGSFYTFPLGYDRFTKITYGNKDFILNCVSYLTDEQNILDIRSREIIIRLLDKTKVKSYRNFIVFLNIFLPVFFIVLSGITFVIIKRVSLRKWLKR from the coding sequence ATGAAGAGAAAATCATACTTGTACATTCTGGGTATTTTGATGTTGATTTTCCTGATAAACATAATTTCATCGCGTTTTTTCTTTCGAATAGATTTAACTCAGGAAAAAAAATATACCCTATCGTCAACTACGCGTCAAATATTACGATCGCTAGATGATATTGTTTATTTCAAAATATATCTGGAAGGTGATTTACCAGCAGAATATAGGAAACTTCGGAATGCTATTCGTGACATGCTTGATGAATTCAAGGCCTATAATAAATCTAAGATTCAATACGATTTTATCAATCCATTTGAAGGCAAAGATAAGCGTACGATTCAGGACATATATGAGGAATTAACGGGAAAAGGATTATATCCTACGGTAGATCATCGTTTTGAAGCCGAATCTCAAGAGAGAAAAGTCATTTGGCCTTGTGCTTTAGCATATTACAAAGACCGTGAAATTCCCATCAACTTCGTTCAGGCTTTTCAGCAAGTAAATAAGGAAATTTTGATCAATCAGTCGATTGAAAATATTGAATTTAATTTGGTAGATGCTATACGTAGACTGCAAAAAACGCAAAAATATACAGTGGCTTTTTTGCAAGGACATGGCGAGGCGGAACCCATGTTGGTTGATGACCTGGCTCGAAGTTTATCAGAATACTATACCGTGAAAAAGGTGGTTATAAACCATCAGTTAAAAGCCCTTGATGGAGTTCGTACGTTGATCATAGTTGGTCCTGATTCCGTTTTTGATGAAAAAGACAAATTTATCATAGACCAATTTATCATGAAAGGGGGAAGGGTACTGTGGTTAATTGATGGGGCATGGACGACCATTGACTCACTCCGATCTCGACCCGAAGTACCAGCTATTGCCAATGAGATAAATTTGGAAGATATGCTTTTTAAGTATGGGGTAAGGGTTAACCCCAATATTTTGCTTGATCTTAACAGTTGTCCAATTCCTATTAAAACAGGAGAAGAAGGTGGGCGTCCTGTTTTTAATTATTACAATTTTTATTACTTTCCTGCTATTGCTAATCCTCGGGGGCATCCGATTGTTAGAAATATTAATGCCATTCGTTTTGAATTCGCATCAACTATCGATACCATACCAGTACCTCATGTTAAGAAGACAATTCTTCTGACGAGTTCTCAGTTTTCACGTGTACTCAATACTCCTACTATTGTTTCATTACGTGTTTTGCAAGAAGAACCTAGTAAACAATTTTTTAATAAGTCTTTCTTACCTGTAGCAGTGTTGCTCGAAGGGCAATTTCAAAGTGTTTTTAAACACAGGCTTCCCCCAGAAATAGAGAAAGATACGGGAATAGGTTTTCAAGCTGAAAGTAAGCCCACCAAGATGATTGTGGTTTCTGATGGAAACGTTGCTCAAAATCAGTTTATCTATCAACAAGGTTCATTTTATACATTTCCATTAGGTTACGATCGCTTTACGAAGATTACTTATGGGAACAAAGATTTTATATTAAATTGTGTGAGTTATCTTACTGATGAACAAAATATTTTGGATATAAGGTCTCGTGAGATCATTATTCGATTGCTTGATAAAACTAAAGTTAAAAGTTATCGAAATTTTATTGTATTTCTCAACATCTTCCTACCCGTTTTTTTCATTGTGCTTTCAGGCATAACTTTTGTGATTATTAAGAGAGTTTCACTCCGAAAATGGTTGAAAAGATAA
- the gldF gene encoding gliding motility-associated ABC transporter permease subunit GldF: MWYLFWKEVKSFLFSLIGYIVIIVFLVSTSLLLWLFQGSFNILNYGYATLEGFFLLTPFVFLFLIPAISMKMFSDEFSYGTIELLLTKPISEAKIVIAKFLAGLLILLIALLPTLVYYASLYYLAFPVGNIDIGGINGSYVGLFLMGASFLSIGMFASSLTKNHLVAFVLGLFFSTFMYLGFEFIYDIGIFGKGELFIKSLGIEEHYKSLSRGVVDSRDVVYFLSVIFFFLFLSWLNLKNKK, translated from the coding sequence ATGTGGTACCTGTTTTGGAAGGAAGTAAAATCCTTTTTATTCTCTCTTATTGGATATATTGTTATTATTGTTTTTTTGGTCAGTACCAGTTTACTTCTTTGGTTGTTTCAGGGAAGTTTTAATATTTTGAATTACGGTTATGCTACGTTAGAGGGATTTTTTTTGCTTACCCCGTTTGTTTTTCTTTTTCTCATACCAGCTATTTCAATGAAAATGTTTTCGGACGAGTTCAGTTATGGAACCATTGAGTTGTTACTCACTAAACCTATTTCAGAAGCCAAGATAGTGATAGCCAAGTTTTTGGCAGGCTTACTGATTCTACTTATTGCTTTGTTACCCACGTTGGTTTATTATGCTAGTCTTTATTATCTTGCTTTTCCTGTGGGAAACATTGACATAGGTGGTATTAACGGATCTTATGTGGGTTTGTTTCTCATGGGAGCTTCATTCTTAAGCATTGGCATGTTTGCATCTTCTCTTACCAAAAATCACTTGGTAGCTTTTGTGTTGGGATTGTTCTTTTCTACGTTCATGTATTTGGGGTTTGAATTCATTTATGATATTGGTATATTTGGTAAAGGTGAGCTTTTCATCAAATCTCTTGGTATTGAAGAACACTATAAGTCTCTAAGTCGTGGTGTGGTTGATAGTAGGGATGTTGTTTATTTTTTGTCGGTCATTTTCTTTTTCCTTTTTTTGAGCTGGTTAAACCTAAAAAACAAAAAATGA
- a CDS encoding branched-chain amino acid aminotransferase, producing MTNIEWSKLPFGYHKTKINVRCFYKDGKWSEPQLSDSEYLNMHIAATALHYSQQAFEGLKAYRGVKGDIRLFRWKENAARLRNSARGLFMPEVSDELFFECIKKAVLENIEFLPPYGTGASLYIRPLLIGIGPEVGVKPSKEYALIVFVTPVGPYFKDGFKPVKIAIIHDSDRAAPLGTGNIKVGGNYAASLRGMIRAYEAGYSAAMYLDSKFKKFVDEIGAANFFGIKQNTYITPSSPSILPSITNKSLQVLAADLGMKVEVRPVTVEELPTFEEVGACGTAAIITPIGEIYDLDTGQKYLYCCDGKPGKYSTQLYEKLMGIQFGTEEDKFGWISIIE from the coding sequence ATGACAAACATAGAGTGGTCCAAACTTCCGTTTGGATATCATAAAACAAAAATTAATGTCCGTTGCTTTTACAAGGATGGAAAATGGAGTGAACCTCAATTAAGTGATAGTGAGTATTTAAACATGCACATTGCTGCAACGGCCTTACACTATAGTCAACAAGCATTTGAAGGTTTAAAAGCTTACCGAGGAGTCAAAGGAGACATTCGCTTATTTAGATGGAAAGAAAATGCTGCCCGTTTGAGAAATAGTGCACGTGGTTTATTCATGCCTGAAGTGTCGGATGAGTTATTTTTTGAATGCATCAAAAAAGCTGTTCTGGAAAATATCGAATTTCTGCCACCCTATGGAACTGGTGCTTCGTTATATATCAGACCATTATTGATAGGAATAGGACCAGAAGTAGGTGTCAAACCATCGAAAGAATATGCACTTATAGTTTTCGTGACTCCAGTAGGTCCTTATTTTAAAGATGGTTTTAAACCGGTCAAAATTGCTATCATTCATGATAGTGATAGAGCTGCACCGTTAGGAACGGGTAACATTAAAGTTGGGGGAAATTATGCAGCTAGTCTTCGAGGGATGATTCGTGCGTATGAAGCAGGATATTCAGCTGCTATGTACTTGGATAGCAAATTTAAAAAATTTGTCGATGAGATTGGTGCGGCTAATTTTTTTGGAATTAAACAAAATACTTACATAACACCATCAAGTCCCAGCATTTTGCCCTCTATTACGAATAAATCGCTTCAAGTGTTGGCTGCGGATCTCGGAATGAAAGTAGAAGTACGGCCAGTAACGGTTGAAGAATTACCAACTTTTGAAGAAGTAGGTGCATGCGGAACAGCAGCCATCATTACGCCCATTGGTGAAATATATGATTTGGACACAGGTCAAAAATATCTCTATTGTTGTGATGGAAAACCCGGTAAATACTCAACCCAACTTTACGAGAAGCTCATGGGTATTCAATTTGGCACGGAAGAAGACAAATTTGGATGGATCTCCATCATTGAATAA
- a CDS encoding TlpA family protein disulfide reductase, producing the protein MFVKNSMRLQVGIVILYAAFFLHAQTNPSLPKIELKTMDGKIISTDSIQNNGKPIIMSFWATWCKPCIKELNIFAEHYDEWVEETGVKLFAINVDDQRTFASVKTLVNGKAWPFIVYCDPNGEFKRAMNVVNIPHTFILDGERKIVWQHSTFAEGAEEEVIEVVRNLVKK; encoded by the coding sequence ATGTTTGTAAAAAATTCTATGCGTTTACAGGTAGGCATTGTTATTTTATATGCAGCATTTTTTTTACATGCTCAAACAAACCCTTCTCTTCCTAAGATTGAATTGAAGACCATGGATGGAAAAATCATTTCCACTGATTCTATTCAAAACAACGGTAAGCCTATTATTATGAGCTTTTGGGCTACATGGTGCAAACCATGCATCAAGGAACTTAACATCTTTGCTGAGCATTATGATGAATGGGTTGAAGAAACAGGTGTTAAGCTTTTTGCCATCAACGTTGATGATCAGCGAACTTTTGCCTCTGTAAAAACATTGGTGAATGGGAAAGCATGGCCTTTTATTGTTTATTGCGATCCCAACGGGGAATTTAAGCGCGCGATGAACGTCGTAAATATTCCACATACATTTATTCTCGATGGTGAACGAAAAATTGTTTGGCAACATAGTACTTTTGCAGAAGGTGCCGAAGAAGAAGTTATCGAAGTAGTTAGAAATTTGGTCAAAAAGTAA
- a CDS encoding DUF6029 family protein: MRLICWVLLFSAFFYQLIAQQDWQINGDVQLDAQYYLEDSTAGAPAVKEHLLSNGYFNLSVRRGGISMGIRYENFANPMLGFDPRLKGSGFPHRYIEYQHSYFSVCAGSFYEQFGSGITLRSYEERTLGFDNAIDGIRLRAQVHPALQIKALIGQQRQFFTRSEGLIRGIDAEFYLNELNDSLRSFPLNIRFGGSAVSRYQVDKDPMYKLPENVLAWSIRNAIGYKNASWSNEFGFKFNDPNATNHYIYKDGMVILSTFTYARKGFGLLLSYKQTDNMDFRSDRTITGLASTINYIPALARIHSYSLTGKYPYTAQPNGEAAVQAQLTFKIPKKSKLGGKYGMDLSIQYVRSQSIDKQPINDSTPLYTSGTDGYVSRFFRLGNETYFEDFDIEIQKKFSSSLKGVFSYVYVVYNSLIAEGHDYGMFYAHATVIDLTWKISSKHALRFEAQHLYKEQYDRNWVAGLIEYSHAKGWFFSISDNFNYQHPDPTKRIHYYSFHLTKNIQATRVSLTYGKTFEGITCVGGVCRYMPATYGILLSFNTSF; encoded by the coding sequence ATGCGTCTCATTTGTTGGGTATTATTGTTTTCGGCGTTTTTCTATCAATTGATAGCTCAACAAGATTGGCAAATCAATGGGGATGTTCAGTTGGATGCCCAATACTACTTAGAAGATTCAACAGCAGGAGCGCCAGCTGTTAAGGAACATCTTTTGTCGAACGGATATTTTAACTTGTCTGTTCGTCGAGGTGGAATTTCCATGGGCATTCGTTACGAAAATTTTGCCAATCCCATGTTGGGATTTGATCCACGACTAAAAGGTTCCGGTTTCCCCCATAGATACATTGAATATCAACATTCATATTTTTCAGTATGCGCTGGAAGCTTTTACGAGCAATTTGGATCAGGCATAACTTTACGAAGTTACGAAGAGCGAACTTTAGGGTTTGACAATGCCATTGATGGTATTCGTTTACGCGCTCAAGTTCACCCCGCACTTCAAATCAAAGCACTCATAGGTCAACAACGTCAGTTTTTTACACGATCTGAAGGGCTTATTCGAGGCATAGATGCTGAATTTTATCTCAATGAACTTAATGACAGTTTGCGTTCTTTTCCGCTCAATATTAGATTTGGTGGCAGTGCCGTAAGTCGATATCAAGTAGATAAGGATCCGATGTACAAACTTCCTGAAAACGTCTTAGCATGGAGCATTCGAAATGCTATCGGTTACAAAAATGCTTCCTGGAGCAATGAATTCGGGTTCAAATTCAACGATCCTAACGCTACTAATCATTACATTTATAAAGATGGCATGGTGATTCTTTCTACCTTTACATATGCTCGTAAAGGATTTGGACTTTTACTGAGTTACAAGCAAACAGATAATATGGACTTTAGGTCAGACCGAACAATCACTGGTTTAGCCAGTACGATCAACTATATTCCAGCTCTTGCACGTATACATTCATATTCTCTAACTGGAAAATATCCTTATACAGCTCAACCCAACGGAGAAGCAGCTGTCCAGGCACAACTAACTTTCAAGATTCCTAAAAAAAGCAAGCTTGGTGGTAAATATGGAATGGATTTAAGTATTCAATATGTTCGTTCCCAATCTATCGATAAACAACCCATCAACGATTCTACACCGCTTTATACCAGTGGAACCGATGGATACGTAAGTCGGTTTTTCCGCCTCGGAAATGAAACATACTTCGAAGACTTTGACATTGAAATTCAAAAAAAGTTTTCCTCATCCTTAAAGGGAGTGTTTTCCTATGTATATGTAGTTTATAACAGTTTAATTGCTGAGGGTCATGATTATGGCATGTTTTACGCGCATGCCACTGTTATTGATTTAACTTGGAAAATATCATCTAAGCATGCTTTACGATTCGAAGCTCAACATCTTTACAAAGAGCAATACGACAGAAATTGGGTGGCCGGACTTATTGAATACTCTCATGCGAAGGGTTGGTTCTTTTCCATAAGCGACAATTTCAATTATCAACATCCAGACCCTACAAAAAGAATACACTATTATTCATTTCATCTCACCAAAAATATTCAAGCTACTCGAGTCAGCCTAACTTACGGAAAAACATTTGAGGGTATTACTTGTGTTGGAGGAGTTTGCCGTTACATGCCAGCCACGTATGGAATTTTGTTGTCGTTCAATACATCGTTCTAA
- a CDS encoding Omp28-related outer membrane protein, with the protein MKKNIIVFGLAMILMVGCDIVEPPYVETLPPSPTDSVVQKVLLEEFTGHLCPNCPEAAEIAHQLQLMYPNQVIVISIHAGYFANLQSPNYMTDYRTSVGNDLHNFFGVSSYPIGMINRIERNGIRLFDKNAWASIIDSMIHTTPKIKISYQKQFNISSSTLQATIEFKILSNIDHPLMWCVFFTEDSLISYQKNNNPNIGPTPEIPNYSHDHVLRGAAFGTWGDTLTSIPSPNGTIINKNLNYSFASSSWNLNHVHLIVFVYNPANYQILQVEKFSLL; encoded by the coding sequence ATGAAAAAAAATATAATTGTTTTTGGTTTAGCGATGATATTGATGGTTGGGTGCGATATTGTGGAACCACCTTACGTAGAGACACTTCCACCAAGTCCAACCGATTCGGTTGTTCAGAAAGTATTGCTTGAAGAATTTACCGGACATCTTTGCCCCAATTGTCCTGAAGCTGCTGAAATTGCTCATCAACTTCAGTTGATGTATCCCAATCAAGTCATTGTCATTAGCATACATGCAGGATACTTTGCCAATCTTCAGTCCCCAAACTACATGACCGACTATCGCACAAGTGTCGGAAACGACCTTCATAACTTTTTCGGTGTCTCATCTTATCCCATAGGAATGATCAATCGAATTGAACGAAACGGTATTAGACTTTTTGACAAAAATGCATGGGCGTCGATCATTGACTCTATGATTCACACAACACCAAAAATCAAAATTTCATATCAGAAACAATTCAATATTTCTTCGTCAACATTGCAAGCAACCATCGAATTCAAAATTCTTTCCAACATAGATCACCCCCTAATGTGGTGCGTCTTCTTTACAGAAGATAGTCTGATAAGTTATCAAAAAAACAACAATCCTAACATAGGCCCCACTCCAGAAATACCCAATTATTCACACGATCATGTATTGAGAGGGGCTGCTTTTGGTACGTGGGGAGATACTTTAACTTCAATTCCATCTCCCAACGGAACAATCATTAATAAAAATTTAAATTACTCTTTTGCTTCTTCCAGTTGGAACTTAAATCACGTGCATCTCATCGTTTTCGTTTACAATCCGGCAAACTATCAAATACTTCAAGTGGAAAAATTCAGTTTGTTATAA
- a CDS encoding TolC family protein, whose translation MIDLNTSINKALVNSHLLKYAEKNIESHKTLLPTSFALEKTELYVNYDENNITHAGYPLTNIGIQQSFQFPGYYINDRRILMNQYEAAQLEYIFLKQRISFEMALLYIHIYFTMEKIALYQTLDSIFSKVYESIKQGFESGNISQKDFLTIQLKQIDLKQLLFEQYMLHKQLMHRFHLYVGDTTLAPDTVLPPLEQIKMDSLAIIYQEFFQNQIEQHHLEWKSQKYESMPDFYVLYFLGSNRHETQKYHGFEVGISIPLLNPTLTYKIKSSKLKSKAYQHLVQNEQQKIQTQLYENWLAYQMLLSLQEYYQQQNEIQEKFFHQLLLNSQSENINLDEWFQIFDSFMTYKLKHLDYLETMYTTYFKIKYGIYEE comes from the coding sequence ATGATTGATTTAAACACATCAATTAATAAGGCTTTAGTAAACTCACATCTTTTAAAATATGCTGAAAAAAACATAGAAAGCCACAAAACCCTTTTACCTACATCTTTTGCATTGGAGAAAACTGAATTATATGTCAATTATGACGAAAACAATATAACTCATGCGGGATATCCACTTACTAACATCGGAATTCAACAAAGTTTTCAATTTCCTGGATATTACATCAATGATCGTCGCATACTCATGAATCAGTATGAAGCGGCTCAACTTGAATATATTTTCTTGAAGCAAAGAATTTCATTTGAAATGGCATTACTCTATATCCATATATATTTTACCATGGAAAAAATCGCACTTTATCAAACTCTTGATAGTATTTTCAGCAAAGTATATGAATCGATCAAGCAAGGTTTCGAATCTGGTAACATTTCGCAAAAAGATTTTTTGACCATACAACTTAAACAGATAGATTTAAAACAACTGCTATTCGAACAATATATGTTACATAAGCAACTTATGCATCGCTTTCATCTTTATGTAGGAGATACAACTTTGGCCCCTGATACCGTTTTGCCTCCTTTAGAACAAATCAAAATGGATTCCCTTGCAATTATCTATCAAGAATTTTTTCAAAATCAAATTGAACAGCATCATCTAGAATGGAAAAGTCAAAAATATGAATCCATGCCTGATTTTTATGTGTTGTACTTCTTGGGTTCAAATCGTCACGAAACTCAAAAATACCATGGTTTCGAAGTTGGAATAAGCATTCCTCTTCTCAACCCAACCTTAACTTATAAAATCAAATCATCTAAACTTAAGTCTAAAGCATATCAACATTTAGTGCAGAATGAACAACAGAAGATCCAAACTCAGTTGTATGAAAATTGGTTAGCATATCAAATGCTTTTATCGCTTCAAGAGTATTACCAACAACAAAACGAAATTCAAGAAAAATTTTTTCATCAACTACTTCTAAATTCGCAATCTGAGAACATTAACTTGGATGAATGGTTCCAAATTTTCGACAGTTTTATGACATATAAATTAAAGCATTTGGATTACTTAGAAACAATGTACACAACGTATTTTAAAATCAAATACGGAATCTATGAAGAATAA